acccagattgcacttctgatggcagatggagtattctgacgacgactttcataccttttctggaccttgacactgttatttacttggcagtctatcggacagtctcaagcctcccggttttcatccaaaatatcttaaattgcgttccgaagacgaatggagcttttacgggtttggaacgacgtggggataagtgattaatgactaaattttcattttggggtggagtatacctttaacagaatttgaatgcttctcacaagatttctcagagatgttattgattctgtgTCAAATTTGACTGCTTTCTTcacactgtatctcccagcgctgtgtataacAGTGTCGcgtgatcgagatcagcccgCAGCTCTGGCTCGAGCAGATAAATGCTCTGCGCTGCGTAGCCCAAACTAGTAGCATGGATTCGTTcctcttttggtttgtttttccaatgtagctcttgtaaatcagtcatgatgagaacgcaaggctgttcattccatttttggaactgaaaaacaacttttctttgactgaatgcgcaTTGCGATGACATAACAGGACACGTCTAAGCCCAAATTCTGCTGAAAATTTGTGGCAATTACGAAAATTTGTGAGCTTTTGCAAAAATTGCATGCGATTTTTCAATAAATTCAGTGATCGCAGAATCCTGGAGGGACtgggaagaatgctgtttttgtaacatgggataTATGATTTCCAAATAAGtttctgtctaatataacacccagatttttgactgtagaggaagtaacagtacatctgtctagttgcaaattgtaatctacaagattctgtgtactgttttttggtccaacaagtaatatctctgtcttatccaatcttttacatttttaacacactctgttagcttagataatttagaagtttcatctggtctcgttgagatatatagttgagtatcatcatcataacagtggaaactaatcccctattttctaataatatttccaaGGGGCAACACGTATATTGAacatagcagaggacctaggacagatccttgtggcactccatattttactggtgataaatgagatgactccccatttaaataaacaaagtggtagcgatcggacaagtaggatctaaaccattttaaagcctgcccttgaatacctgtatagttttgtaatcaatctatgagtatgtcatggtcgaacgcagcactaagatcaagtaaaactagcaatgagatgcagccttggtttgatgcaagaagcaagtcatttgtcaTTTGAACAAGTGcggtttctgtgctatggtggggtctgaaacctgactgaaattcttcatttCTTTTGCAGGAAGGGGCACAATTGAGTAGAcacaacatttttctaaaatttttgagAAATTGAATTTACAGGCATGGCACAATACCCTTGGTGTGTTCTTGTTTTTGATCTGATTCTGTTTAATAGAAGAAGGGTGTAGCTAAGGGATGGGAtctacaaagaaagaaaagacacagGCAAACCCTACCCCTAACCTTAACTGTCTTTCCCCTTTTTGGAGTTGTATTTCCCCTTCTGGATTTTCTCTAAACCCATTTGgtgtttttctctcctttttgGAAAATGGAAATCACCAGCCTGCAACCTACAGTAAAATGGTGACTGACTAACCAGCTGGGATCACTGTGTTTCATATGCTTTGCAGTTTTGCACATGTTCTGTAGTTTCTGGGAGTGTACCCTGGAAATTTTGTTAAAGTTGAATGCAGTTGGAATGAGAGACTGTGATTGAGATCCACTTTTAATGACATAATTAACTACAGTAGCTTAGAAaccaatattaattaatattattaacaaacttgacaatcaataaaaaaaaggatttttcaaCCCCAAAGTAAACTTTGTATAATACAATAGACCTtatagtcagttttttttttgttgttgttgttaaattttaCATGGTGAGGGATAGACTCATCAGTTATTTCAATAACACCTTGTAGAAAGGTTCTAGGTCAagtgtaattttcatttatttttgttacaataaCACAGGTAACCGAGTTCGAATTAGTTTATTAAGGAGTCATGGAACACTAAACTACGTTTTCTTAAATTTTAACCCTGAAATTGTTCAGGTCATGGTACCTGTGTCAAATATAAActgaatattttcacaattttatttcctttttttttttttttttttacttgaggaCTTTCAGTGGGGATGTTTGGATTTATGATGtgctttacatatatatacatgtattaagACCTTAACTTTACTATTTCTGTCTCCCTGGTTTATGTCAGCATCAGGTTGCAGTAAACGATCTAAATGCAGCACTCAACTTTAAACAATGGATCAAAATAAATTCTCAGGAGAACACACAGAAGAAACAACCACTATACAATGACAAGAACAGAAAAAGTGAGAAGACAAACTGAGGGCTATAAATACACTGGTTAATTAAGAGAGGACACAAATAGATAGGTGGGgcaaataaataaagctattaaCTAATGAGTAATTATGGAAACAAATAGGAACATACAGTATGAgaactaacaataaaaactcAGACAGGAAAACGGGAAACTAAATCCAAACAGAGCAAGACTGTTACAGTAACTTTCCCCCTTCCTGAAAGAAATGTCCTTGTGCTGTAACAAGTATTGTGGGTTGTATTTCCACAGCAGTTTATTAATAGATTTGTAAGATCTAATAAATTTAAGAATAAATCACTTGTTTTAAAATCTACTGACATTCGTTATATCTACTTCAAACATTACAATGCTCATGGTaactttgtaacattttttttatttaacagtgatGCAATATACAGAGCTCAGTATAAAGAGAAGTTCAAACCCAAAATTCTAAAGATGGCTGCGCAGTTGTTTCTCTGACGCATAAGGTGGAGCAGTGATAACACATTTTGGCTTTAGCTTTTGACAGGATGAGGTCCCACCCATTTCTCCCCTGGAAGAAAAAAGAAGTAGAATGATTGGTCAATGAACAGTCTATCAAGATTAAATTATACTACAATTAGTTAGGAGTTATTTTTAACATGGCAGTAATTGGAGAaggttttctaaaaatataaagcataatGTAAATTTGCAATGATTATTTTGTAAAGTAATCAATGCCATTATTCAAACCAGTTGTTAATAGGGGTTATCAGGTTTATATCCATAGTTACCGATGCGATGGGCCATGAGCTCAAATCTGTCAGAACCAAAGAAGACCTCAGCCTTTCCGTTCACATGACACACAATGAATGGAAGgccaaaagactgaaaaaaagagtgaaaacaactgtcaaaataagtttttttcatttatgaaaataCAAAAGGTGTAAAAACACAAGTGACAGACACTGACTTGATAGTCCAGTGCTTCTTGTGTCACACTTTTCAGCTTGTCTTTGATTTGCTGAGATTTGGAAAGGATTAGAAGTTCCTCCACCTCATTGGCTGAGAGACCTGCCTTTAATCCTGCCTGCGCAAAACAGAAAGGCAAGCCCGTTGTTAACACAGTTTTATCAAAcaatagtttgttttattgtctttCCTACTGGTTTATTATAAATAGATATGCCAGTCTCCATCTTGACACTAAAATGAAACTTTCTTCATGCATATGGTATGGCGTAATAATTTAAAGACTATCATGTAAATGTATTCCATTTGGTTAGTGACTGTTTTTCTTATTGAGTTAGATTTAATTTCCTAATCTTGGGTATAGGATACCTCAGTGAGTGAGGCAGGGTGGGTAATGTCCTGATGAGTGCTCCAGATATTCTTCCAGAGCTCTCTAGACACCCTTTCCACCAGCAcgcctctctctttttctttctcagctaCAGCTGTCACAAAACGCATCATATTCAAAGTGCCtgttggaaagaaagaaaaagagattgaCTGTGATAAACCTAAATAACCACTGTATGtttacacacaaatgcaaaagacttgaattttagtattttttaaataaacagaaagacagtttATGCTTTATTAGATGATAAAAACAATCTAACATGACAAGTTTAATGCCAAAGTTTAGCAGTAGCACTACTTACATGCCCTTGGAATCTTTTCGTGtaagtttacaataaaaaaagccAGCATTCTTCTTCTATTTGAGTGTGTGAAATCAGCTTAAAGCATGGCTTAGATTCATAAATCATCATAAAGAGAAACTGTGGTTTGGATACCTTTTTTTCCAGGCAAAGGTGGATTCACAGGGACCCCAAAGAACTCAGACAGCTGCTTCAAATCTGTGACCATGTAAGAAAACTTATTTTGGACCAATCCAGGTTCCTGGTTACctagaaataaagcaaaaaaggtTTTGTGACATTGTGAAGAATAtcttaacaaaagcaacaaattgTCTGACATTTACCTGAACCTCGAAAGACTCCTCCTAAAAGTGCCGGTTTGAATTTGAGGTCGATGTTCCAAACATTTCTATAGCGACACAGCACCGAAACACAAAATCAACACAGGTACAGTACTGACACTGCATTTGCACCGAAGGCATGGCAATGAATATACTAAGGATGAAAAGAAACATTACCAACCTCAAATGCCAGCCAGGAATAAGGAGAGATGACATCATAGAACAACTTGACCACTTTTCTGGAATTGGACATCTGTAATAAATAATCACAATTCACAAATCCAAACACATAAGTATGgactacaatatacagtatattacaatatacagtattataatgGCATTTACAGGCATGAGGGCACAATACCTTTGCTGTGTTCTTGTTCTGATTCCTTTGAACGAGAGAAGGATGTAGCTGCAGGTTGGAGATCTCTAAGGGATGGGAtctacaaagaaagaaaagagccTACCCCTAACCTTAACTGTCTGTCTTGTAGTCTCCCTTTTAAACtttctccaaacctgtttggAATTCTTTTTCCCTTTTTGGAAATCACTTGTCTTTCACCGTGTATATGGGTTTAATGGTGCTTGGC
This genomic stretch from Cyprinus carpio isolate SPL01 chromosome B16, ASM1834038v1, whole genome shotgun sequence harbors:
- the LOC109074799 gene encoding glutathione S-transferase kappa 1-like, giving the protein MSNSRKVVKLFYDVISPYSWLAFEVLCRYRNVWNIDLKFKPALLGGVFRGSGNQEPGLVQNKFSYMVTDLKQLSEFFGVPVNPPLPGKKGTLNMMRFVTAVAEKEKERGVLVERVSRELWKNIWSTHQDITHPASLTEAGLKAGLSANEVEELLILSKSQQIKDKLKSVTQEALDYQSFGLPFIVCHVNGKAEVFFGSDRFELMAHRIGEKWVGPHPVKS